From a region of the Candidatus Pantoea bituminis genome:
- the rpsJ gene encoding 30S ribosomal protein S10: MQNQRIRIRLKAFDHRLIDQSTAEIVETAKRTGAQVRGPIPLPTRKERFTVLISPHVNKDARDQYEIRTHKRLVDIVEPTEKTVDALMRLDLAAGVDVQISLG, translated from the coding sequence ATGCAGAACCAAAGAATCCGTATCCGTCTTAAAGCGTTTGATCATCGTCTGATCGATCAATCAACCGCGGAAATCGTTGAGACCGCCAAGCGCACTGGTGCGCAGGTTCGTGGTCCGATCCCGCTGCCAACCCGCAAAGAGCGTTTTACCGTTCTGATCTCTCCGCACGTTAACAAAGATGCGCGTGATCAGTACGAAATTCGCACTCACAAGCGTCTGGTAGACATCGTTGAGCCAACTGAAAAAACCGTTGATGCTCTGATGCGTCTGGATCTGGCTGCCGGTGTTGACGTGCAGATCAGCCTGGGTTAA